From Burkholderia savannae, a single genomic window includes:
- a CDS encoding FadR/GntR family transcriptional regulator: MTFQPVESYTRVRLSDVVSDQIKSLISAGKLLPGQKLPTERELAAQLSVSRPSLREALVRLEADGFIGSVGRGGFVVSDITAPVVSNPLADLLLQNPETSHDVLELRHGLETISTAYAAERATPADLVRIKDAFDALAGLSLKHEPGRLAEVDANFHLAIADATHNVALIHVMHGIHGLLQESMHKSHRLVNHADALERALLEQHTEIYEAIAAKDPERARAAAERHLQYVRTLYEQAA, translated from the coding sequence ATGACGTTTCAGCCAGTCGAGTCCTACACCCGCGTGCGCCTGTCCGACGTGGTGTCCGACCAGATCAAGTCGCTCATCTCGGCGGGCAAGCTGCTGCCCGGCCAGAAGCTGCCGACCGAGCGCGAGCTCGCCGCGCAGCTGAGCGTGTCGCGCCCCTCGCTGCGCGAGGCGCTCGTGCGGCTCGAGGCAGACGGCTTCATCGGCTCGGTCGGGCGCGGCGGCTTCGTCGTCTCGGACATCACGGCGCCCGTCGTGTCGAATCCGCTCGCCGATCTGCTGCTGCAGAACCCCGAGACGAGCCACGACGTGCTCGAGCTGCGCCACGGCCTCGAAACGATCTCGACCGCATACGCGGCCGAACGCGCGACGCCAGCCGATCTCGTGAGGATCAAGGACGCATTCGACGCGCTCGCGGGCCTGTCGCTCAAGCACGAGCCCGGCCGGCTCGCCGAAGTCGACGCGAACTTTCACCTCGCGATCGCCGACGCGACGCACAACGTCGCGCTGATCCACGTGATGCACGGCATCCACGGATTGCTGCAGGAATCGATGCACAAGTCGCACCGGCTCGTGAACCATGCGGACGCGTTGGAGCGCGCGCTCCTCGAGCAGCACACCGAAATCTACGAAGCGATCGCCGCGAAAGACCCGGAACGCGCGCGCGCGGCGGCCGAGCGACATCTGCAATACGTGCGCACGCTGTACGAGCAGGCCGCGTAG
- a CDS encoding acyl-CoA dehydrogenase family protein — protein MNDPRVLVELIAEANRAPYTLAELIAALRASAPERDRAGGHAAHEKRWIADAGLLTLAVPREFGGQEAGWPVIYHTIRALARVDSALAHVLGFQCLQIVSVDVWGSAEQRERYLRGTVEHNWWWGNAVNPLDARLVAHATGDGGYRLEGVKGFCSGTRGSQRMTVSAHDPDTGKPVFAVVPTERAGIAVRDDWDPIGQRQTDSGSVSFDGVRVEPDEVLHRSETPPTPRATLRTLVSQLVLTNLFVGIAEGALAEARDYVQRAGRPWVHSGVERAADDPYTLQRFGDMRVQTVSAEALADRAARALQGAWERKEALTADARAEVALAISEAKIVAQRAALDVSEALFDACGARATAAPLALDRFWRNARTHTLHDPLDYRLRDVGRHALTGALPDASLYT, from the coding sequence ATGAACGATCCACGAGTCCTGGTTGAACTGATTGCCGAAGCGAACCGGGCGCCGTACACGCTCGCCGAGCTGATCGCGGCGCTGCGCGCGAGCGCGCCGGAGCGCGACCGAGCGGGCGGCCACGCCGCGCACGAGAAGCGGTGGATCGCCGACGCCGGCCTGCTGACGCTTGCGGTGCCGCGTGAGTTCGGCGGCCAGGAAGCCGGCTGGCCGGTGATCTATCACACGATCCGCGCGCTCGCGCGCGTCGACAGCGCGCTCGCGCATGTGCTCGGCTTTCAGTGCCTGCAGATCGTCAGCGTCGACGTGTGGGGCAGCGCCGAGCAGCGCGAGCGTTATCTGCGCGGCACCGTCGAGCACAATTGGTGGTGGGGCAATGCAGTGAACCCGCTCGATGCGCGGCTCGTCGCGCATGCGACGGGCGACGGCGGCTATCGGCTCGAAGGCGTCAAGGGCTTCTGCTCGGGCACGCGCGGCTCGCAGCGGATGACGGTCTCCGCGCACGATCCGGACACGGGCAAGCCGGTGTTCGCGGTCGTGCCGACCGAGCGCGCCGGCATTGCCGTGCGCGACGACTGGGACCCGATCGGCCAGCGGCAGACCGATAGCGGCAGCGTGTCGTTCGACGGCGTGCGCGTCGAACCCGACGAGGTGCTGCATCGCTCGGAAACGCCGCCGACGCCGCGCGCGACGCTGCGCACGCTCGTGTCGCAACTCGTGCTGACGAACCTGTTCGTCGGCATCGCGGAAGGCGCGCTCGCCGAGGCGCGCGACTACGTGCAGCGGGCGGGGCGGCCGTGGGTGCATTCGGGCGTCGAACGCGCGGCGGACGATCCGTACACGCTGCAGCGCTTCGGCGACATGCGCGTGCAGACGGTGAGCGCCGAGGCGCTTGCGGATCGCGCGGCGCGCGCGCTGCAGGGCGCGTGGGAGAGGAAGGAGGCGCTCACCGCCGATGCGCGCGCGGAAGTCGCGCTCGCGATTTCGGAGGCGAAGATCGTCGCGCAGCGCGCGGCGCTCGACGTCAGCGAGGCGCTGTTCGATGCGTGCGGCGCGCGCGCGACGGCCGCGCCGCTCGCGCTCGACCGCTTCTGGCGCAACGCGCGCACGCACACGCTGCACGATCCGCTGGACTACCGGCTGCGCGACGTCGGCCGCCATGCGCTGACGGGCGCGCTGCCCGACGCGTCGCTCTACACGTGA
- a CDS encoding methionine ABC transporter permease: MSELWFPELADAIRDTLWMVGASAFVAALAGVPLALVLVTSARGGIYERRGLNAALGAAVNAFRSTPFIILLVALLPFTRLVIGTTIGVWAAIVPLSIAAIPFFARIAEVSLREVDKGLVEAAQAMGAERRHIVWHVLLPEALPGIVGGFTITIVALIGSTAMAGAVGAGGLGDLAIRYGYQRFDTAVMATVIVILIALVTVVQFTGDRIVRRLAKRV, translated from the coding sequence ATGTCTGAACTGTGGTTTCCCGAGCTCGCGGATGCGATCCGCGACACGCTGTGGATGGTCGGCGCATCGGCGTTCGTCGCGGCGCTTGCCGGCGTGCCGCTCGCGCTCGTGCTCGTCACGTCCGCGCGAGGCGGCATCTACGAGCGGCGCGGCCTGAACGCGGCGCTCGGCGCGGCCGTCAACGCGTTTCGCTCGACGCCGTTCATCATTCTGCTCGTCGCGCTGCTGCCGTTCACGCGCTTGGTGATCGGCACGACGATCGGCGTGTGGGCCGCGATCGTGCCGCTGTCGATCGCGGCGATTCCGTTCTTCGCGCGCATCGCCGAAGTGAGCCTGCGCGAGGTCGACAAGGGGCTTGTCGAAGCCGCGCAGGCGATGGGCGCCGAGCGGCGCCACATCGTCTGGCACGTGCTGCTGCCGGAGGCGCTGCCGGGAATCGTCGGCGGCTTCACGATCACGATCGTCGCGCTGATCGGCTCGACCGCGATGGCGGGCGCGGTCGGCGCGGGCGGGCTCGGCGATCTTGCGATCCGCTACGGCTATCAGCGCTTCGACACGGCCGTGATGGCGACGGTGATCGTGATCCTGATCGCGCTCGTCACCGTCGTGCAATTCACCGGCGATCGCATCGTGCGGCGGCTCGCGAAGCGCGTGTGA